Proteins encoded together in one Euwallacea similis isolate ESF13 chromosome 12, ESF131.1, whole genome shotgun sequence window:
- the LOC136412547 gene encoding glyceraldehyde-3-phosphate dehydrogenase-like, giving the protein MTIRVGINGLGRIGRGVLRAIFEIEEYSKQIEVVAVNGSLGAEQHAHLIKYDSVHGKFSGDIDFNESQNWISINGKKFSLYRERSPENIPWNVDVILECTGAFNKREEAIRHKAEKVIVSAPVPDADVTIVYGVNNDMLKKEHKVISAGSCTTNCLAPIVKVLHSSLGIKSGFMTTIHAYTNDQNVLDGNHKDLRRARACGLSMVPTTTGAAKTIGSVIPELKGKLDGTAVRVPVSNVSMVDFKFTTDKKATVKEINEMFKDAALSSTSFQRVTLESNFWIPVSATRMTSEGTRMTEGYPMSNVLSICAEPLVSIDFVHNPYSAIVDLTGTYVTGDICRVAAWYDNEWAFSLRMLDIALFSYSKV; this is encoded by the coding sequence ATGACGATTCGCGTAGGAATTAATGGCCTGGGTAGAATAGGCAGAGGCGTATTGCGTGCTATTTTCGAAATAGAAGAATATAGCAAACAAATAGAAGTTGTAGCTGTCAATGGATCGCTCGGTGCTGAGCAGCATGCacatttgattaaatatgatTCTGTTCATGGCAAATTCAGTGGTGATATTGATTTTAATGAGTCTCAAAATTGGATTTCtataaatggcaaaaaattttctttatatagAGAACGGAGCCCTGAAAATATTCCTTGGAATGTTGATGTAATACTTGAATGTACTGGTGCATTCAACAAACGTGAAGAAGCAATAAGGCACAAAGCAGAGAAAGTAATTGTCTCTGCTCCAGTTCCGGATGCTGATGTCACTATAGTTTATGGTGTGAATAACGATATGCTCAAAAAAGAGCATAAAGTGATATCAGCAGGTTCTTGCACTACAAATTGCCTTGCTCCGATTGTGAAAGTCCTACATTCTAGTTTAGGCATAAAAAGCGGTTTTATGACTACTATACATGCCTACACGAATGATCAAAATGTTCTTGATGGTAATCATAAAGATTTGCGTAGAGCAAGGGCTTGCGGATTATCTATGGTGCCAACTACAACCGGGGCAGCAAAAACAATTGGTTCTGTCATCCCTGAATTAAAAGGAAAGCTAGATGGCACTGCCGTCAGAGTTCCAGTTAGCAATGTTTCTAtggttgattttaaatttacgacTGATAAGAAAGCGACCGTTAAAGAAATCAATGAAATGTTTAAGGATGCAGCTCTCTCCTCTACGTCATTCCAGCGCGTGACGCTGGAATCTAAtttctggatcccagtgtcagcTACTCGGATGACATCAGAGGGTACTAGGATGACAGAGGGTTATCCAATGTCAAATGTACTTTCTATATGCGCGGAACCTTTAGTCTCAATAGATTTTGTGCATAACCCTTATAGTGCAATTGTGGATTTAACTGGTACATATGTTACAGGTGATATATGCAGGGTTGCAGCGTGGTATGACAATGAGTGGGCTTTTTCGCTGAGAATGTTAGACATAGCATTATTTAGCTATAGTAAAGTATGA
- the LOC136412548 gene encoding arginine-binding extracellular protein ArtP-like produces the protein MKKYILNAIIAISILLTGCKEDKHDNIIRFAISADYPPFEYYENGKFTGFDIELAQLVAKELGKEAIFKDMQFSTIFAALQSNSVDAAISTIGSTEEREKNFDFSNSYYTGEFGILYHKNKPVAGINNLTHEKIAVQLGTVMEIWLKEHVPTTAQIIAMDNNNQAVETLKSGHVDGVLIDEFQGKVFSKKNTGLSWSAIAKSDNGYSIAVNKGSDLKDKINEALKSLESKGVIQKIAEKWLGDN, from the coding sequence atgaaaaaatacattttaaatgctATTATAGCGATAAGTATTCTATTAACAGGATGCAAGGAAGATAAACACGATAATATCATTAGATTTGCAATTTCTGCAGATTATCCACCTTTTGAATATTatgaaaatggtaaatttacTGGCTTTGACATTGAGCTTGCTCAATTAGTAGCAAAAGAGTTAGGTAAAGAAGCGATATTTAAAGATATGCAGTTTAGTACTATATTTGCAGCATTGCAAAGTAATTCTGTAGATGCTGCTATATCTACTATTGGTAGCACAGAAGAGcgtgaaaaaaattttgatttttcaaatagttaTTATACAGGGGAATTTGGTATTCtatatcacaaaaataaaccTGTAGCCGGTATAAACAATTTAACTCACGAGAAGATAGCCGTTCAACTAGGAACTGTCATGGAAATTTGGCTAAAAGAGCATGTTCCTACAACAGCTCAAATTATTGCTATGGACAATAATAATCAAGCTGTAGAAACATTAAAGTCTGGTCATGTTGATGGCGTCCTAATTGATGAATTCCAAGGTAAagtatttagcaaaaaaaatactggTCTATCATGGTCAGCCATCGCTAAGTCAGATAATGGTTATTCTATTGCTGTGAATAAAGGATCTGATTTAAAGGATAAAATAAACGAGGCGTTAAAAAGTTTAGAAAGTAAAGGTGTAATACAAAAGATAGCAGAAAAATGGCTAGGAGATAACTGA
- the LOC136412549 gene encoding arginine transport ATP-binding protein ArtM-like: MINEIIALLKETALISTIGGVDIMRSAQMLAAEQFTYFIPLCLAGAYYYALVVLIEYIGKKIEQKVLNNINLIIEQSIVGLAGPSGSGKSTLLRCIQKLEVLDSGSIECDDSTGFVFQDFQLFPHMTVWENLTYAPKLKNKTQNQSDSLLESLGIASKKNDYPSNLSGGQKQRVALARSLMMNPRILLCDEPTSGLDVATIVDVVELLQSVRDMDINPKEIDEPTNYLKNNY; this comes from the exons ATGATAAATGAGATCATTGCACTCCTTAAAGAAACGGCATTAATCTCTACTATTGGTGGTGTTGATATTATGCGCTCTGCGCAAATGCTTGCAGCAGAacaatttacttattttatacCACTTTGTCTTGCTGGGGCTTATTATTACGCTCTTGTAGTACTAATTGAATATATAGGCAAAAAGATTGAACAGAAAG TACTTAATAATATTAACCTGATTATAGAACAATCTATAGTTGGTCTTGCTGGTCCTTCTGGTAGTGGTAAATCAACATTGTTACGTTGTATACAAAAACTCGAAGTTTTAGATTCTGGTAGCATTGAATGCGATGATAGTACTGGATTTGTATTTCAGGATTTTCAACTTTTCCCACATATGACTGTCTGGGAAAATCTTACATACGCTCCCaagcttaaaaataaaacccaGAATCAAAGTGATTCACTACTTGAGTCTTTGGGTATTGCctctaaaaaaaatgattaccCTAGCAATCTATCCGGTGGGCAAAAACAGCGGGTTGCGCTTGCCAGAAGCTTAATGATGAATCCAAGGATTCTATTATGCGATGAGCCAACGTCTGGTTTAGATGTAGCAACAATAGTCGACGTTGTGGAACTACTACAATCAGTTAGAGATATGG atATCAATCCTAAAGAAATTGATGAACCAacaaactatttaaaaaataattattaa